A window from Amblyomma americanum isolate KBUSLIRL-KWMA chromosome 7, ASM5285725v1, whole genome shotgun sequence encodes these proteins:
- the LOC144097643 gene encoding neprilysin-2-like, protein MFLTAVTTVIGVLLLARYINYNPKVGFCGSPGCLRHAEELKAAMDTNVDPCEDFYKFTCGSWKPAGNERSLISRVFESSSNIAMKEMQSDPKLSVVPTAPQCYQSCVSARTDIASELEIFKKFKQDLGLKWPERTQRADVDPLVLLLNMSINWNFHMFFNLRAFPVYKKRRQTLYIRRGLMKPKWQDLTRLQQWRANVKEHCTLLKANVADSVYTELEGIVKDLMNAAISVPPDATNDTQFELKVIEHFIQRGSHWWREQLNNFHKPEYEWTLESPVALEDETILVKLDRLLKDYADKKAALLTGFSWVFIRTNLWLIAGKPELIHGGDPSALAKTMKRACLNYVQSYFGLIISARHIYARYNSTVRSALQAFFDTLLKQTRQKLIGASWIDNGVKERAFTKLNELGFNAMPDDRFFSKVDLNRLYKDFPRIRGPFVENYIGIAKAYRRVIGHDSFVSIFSKRLGGGDASRYNYHYNIAFVSIGAMEPPVLYDDGTMAMQYGTLGTMLAQCMVRSFDSRGAFVNEKGENDAWWGLSEEYRKRINCDLLHGEGGPSGGPGSRRQSALFPSVQGLAISFQAYRDAITAFKGPSTVDQLRLEGLERFTDDQVFYLTYCLSTCAVNSSGESCNVPLRHSPKFSTTFKCPLGTPMNPRKKCQFFS, encoded by the coding sequence ATGTTCCTGACTGCGGTAACTACTGTCATCGGCGTGCTGCTGCTTGCGAGGTACATAAACTACAATCCTAAGGTGGGCTTCTGTGGCTCCCCTGGCTGCCTGAGACACGCGGAAGAGCTAAAGGCCGCCATGGACACCAACGTCGATCCTTGCGAAGACTTCTACAAGTTCACCTGCGGCTCCTGGAAGCCAGCAGGCAATGAACGATCCCTGATTTCGCGTGTCTTCGAATCGTCCTCTAACATCGCCATGAAGGAGATGCAGTCAGACCCTAAGCTGTCCGTGGTGCCGACGGCGCCACAGTGTTACCAAAGCTGCGTCAGCGCTCGCACCGATATAGCTAGCGAGTTGGAGATCTTCAAGAAGTTCAAGCAGGACTTGGGGCTCAAGTGGCCAGAGAGAACGCAGAGGGCCGATGTCGACCCGCTAGTGCTCTTGCTGAACATGTCCATCAACTGGAACTTTCACATGTTTTTCAACCTGCGCGCTTTCCCCGTGTACAAAAAGAGGAGACAGACGCTGTACATCAGGCGCGGCCTTATGAAACCCAAATGGCAGGATCTGACGCGGCTGCAGCAATGGAGGGCCAACGTAAAGGAGCACTGCACTCTTCTAAAAGCCAACGTGGCGGACAGCGTCTACACGGAGCTCGAAGGTATTGTCAAAGACCTCATGAACGCTGCCATTAGCGTTCCGCCGGACGCCACCAACGACACGCAGTTCGAGCTGAAGGTCATTGAGCACTTCATACAGCGCGGCTCGCATTGGTGGCGGGAGCAGCTGAACAACTTCCATAAGCCCGAGTACGAATGGACGCTGGAAAGTCCGGTGGCCCTCGAGGACGAGACGATTCTCGTGAAACTTGACCGCCTCTTGAAGGACTACGCGGACAAGAAGGCGGCGCTGCTGACAGGGTTCTCTTGGGTGTTCATCCGAACGAATCTCTGGTTGATCGCCGGCAAACCAGAGCTGATCCACGGCGGAGACCCTTCGGCTCTGGCGAAGACCATGAAGAGGGCCTGTCTTAACTACGTGCAGTCGTACTTCGGGCTCATAATTTCCGCCAGGCACATTTACGCGCGCTACAACTCCACCGTTCGCAGCGCGCTTCAAGCTTTCTTCGACACCTTACTGAAGCAGACGCGGCAAAAGTTGATTGGGGCCAGCTGGATTGATAACGGCGTCAAGGAAAGGGCGTTCACCAAGCTCAACGAGCTAGGCTTCAACGCGATGCCCGACGACAGATTCTTTTCGAAGGTCGACCTGAACCGCTTGTACAAGGACTTCCCCAGGATCCGCGGCCCGTTTGTGGAGAACTACATCGGCATCGCCAAGGCGTACCGGCGGGTCATCGGACACGACAGTTTCGTCAGCATATTCTCAAAGCGACTGGGAGGCGGCGACGCGAGCCGCTACAACTATCACTACAACATCGCCTTCGTCTCCATCGGCGCCATGGAGCCCCCCGTTCTCTACGACGACGGCACGATGGCCATGCAGTACGGAACGCTGGGCACTATGCTCGCTCAGTGCATGGTGCGCTCGTTCGATTCGCGGGGCGCCTTCGTCAACGAGAAGGGCGAGAACGACGCATGGTGGGGCCTGTCGGAGGAGTACCGCAAGCGGATCAACTGCGACCTACTGCATGGCGAGGGCGGACCTTCCGGGGGCCCGGGCTCGCGACGGCAGTCGGCGTTGTTCCCCTCCGTACAGGGACTGGCCATTTCGTTCCAGGCGTACCGCGACGCCATCACGGCGTTCAAGGGCCCATCGACCGTCGACCAGCTGCGACTCGAGGGCCTGGAACGATTCACCGACGACCAGGTGTTTTACCTCACCTACTGCCTGTCCACTTGCGCCGTCAACAGCAGCGGAGAGTCTTGCAACGTGCCCCTACGGCATAGCCCCAAGTTTTCCACTACGTTCAAGTGCCCCCTGGGAACCCCGATGAACCCGAGAAAGAAGTGCCAGTTTTTTTCTTGA